In a single window of the Campylobacter hyointestinalis subsp. lawsonii genome:
- the gatA gene encoding Asp-tRNA(Asn)/Glu-tRNA(Gln) amidotransferase subunit GatA, with the protein MITLKEALKLSPSDILALRAELKEKIKANKHLGAYIEQLTSTEIGDEYAGIPIAIKDNIQVKGWKITSCSKILQGYVAPYNATVIDKLLKAGLAPFGRTNMDEFAMGSTTESSFYGKTLNPLDNSRVPGGSSGGSAAAVASNIAIAALGSDTGGSIRQPAAFCGCVGFKPTYGRVSRFGLGAYSSSLDQIGPITSCVEDAALLYDIIAGHDPKDSTSSKLEVISTADKLDANKKLTIAVIKNYIDEASDDVRKALNLTIEKLKNSGHKIIYKDLLNSKYDIAAYYIIATAEASANLSRYDGVRYGRRAECKNLGEMYAKTRGEGFGAEVQRRMLLGTFVLSSGYYDAYYIKAQKARAFIKQEYEEILSESDLIFMPVAPSVAYKFGELSDPLKAYLSDIYTIGVNLAGLPAITVPVAKDDNGLNISAQLIGKAWAEQTVLDGAYSLEKSIKGN; encoded by the coding sequence GTGATAACTTTAAAAGAAGCGTTGAAACTAAGCCCGTCTGATATTTTGGCTTTACGCGCAGAACTAAAAGAGAAAATAAAAGCAAATAAACATTTGGGTGCTTATATAGAGCAACTTACTAGCACCGAGATAGGTGATGAGTACGCAGGTATTCCTATCGCTATAAAAGACAATATTCAAGTTAAAGGCTGGAAGATAACAAGTTGTTCAAAAATACTTCAAGGATACGTAGCACCTTATAACGCAACTGTTATAGATAAGCTTTTAAAAGCTGGACTTGCTCCGTTTGGTAGAACAAATATGGACGAGTTTGCTATGGGAAGTACTACTGAAAGTAGCTTTTATGGTAAAACGTTAAATCCTTTGGACAACTCAAGGGTTCCTGGTGGTAGTAGTGGTGGAAGCGCTGCAGCAGTTGCGTCAAATATCGCTATCGCCGCTTTAGGTAGTGATACTGGCGGAAGCATACGCCAACCAGCAGCGTTTTGTGGTTGCGTTGGGTTTAAACCAACTTATGGAAGAGTTAGTAGATTTGGACTAGGCGCTTACTCAAGTAGCTTAGATCAGATAGGACCTATAACAAGCTGCGTTGAAGACGCCGCATTGCTTTATGATATCATTGCAGGACACGATCCAAAAGATAGCACGAGTTCAAAATTAGAAGTTATAAGTACTGCAGATAAGTTAGATGCGAACAAAAAACTAACTATAGCAGTTATTAAAAACTATATAGATGAAGCAAGCGACGACGTAAGAAAAGCTCTAAATTTAACCATTGAAAAGCTAAAAAATAGCGGACATAAAATAATCTATAAAGATCTTTTAAATTCAAAATATGATATAGCTGCTTACTATATCATAGCTACTGCAGAAGCTAGTGCAAATTTAAGCCGTTATGATGGCGTGAGATATGGACGCAGGGCAGAGTGCAAAAACTTAGGTGAAATGTATGCAAAAACTAGAGGTGAGGGTTTTGGCGCAGAAGTGCAAAGAAGAATGCTTCTTGGAACATTTGTTTTATCAAGCGGATATTATGATGCTTATTATATAAAAGCTCAAAAAGCAAGAGCGTTTATAAAACAGGAATACGAGGAGATCTTAAGCGAATCAGACCTTATATTTATGCCTGTTGCTCCAAGCGTTGCTTATAAATTTGGCGAGTTAAGTGATCCGTTAAAAGCTTATCTTAGCGATATTTATACCATAGGAGTAAATTTAGCAGGACTTCCTGCTATAACTGTTCCAGTAGCAAAAGATGATAATGGACTAAATATCTCAGCTCAGCTCATAGGCAAAGCGTGGGCGGAACAAACTGTTTTAGATGGTGCATATAGTTTAGAAAAATCAATAAAAGGAAATTAA
- the ileS gene encoding isoleucine--tRNA ligase, whose translation MDYKDTLLLPTTDFAMRGNLGEQEPKRYAKWDEEKVYEKMKAKRQKASTSFNIHDGPPYANGHLHIGHALNKILKDIITKTHYFFGDSVRYTPGWDCHGLPIEQQVEVKLGDKKKTMSKSQIRQECRAWASEFVKIQKEEFKSLGVLGDWDEPYLTMKYKFEANIYRTLCEVAKKGLLIERSKPVFWSWAARSALAEAEVEYEDKEDYSLYVAFDLSKEACDKLGVGSAKAVIWTTTPWTLVANQAISLNPNEKYAVTKEGYIIALPLKETLINQGIIKGEIIKEFASSELEGLNAINPLNGRYSKFILGEHVLMDGGTGLVHTAPGHGEDDYFASLKYNIEVIMPVDEAGLYDETLRAKKLLPEELLGEFIGLHIFKANERLLDILGDAVVKVSKFVHSYPFCWRTHKPVIYRATKQWFIAMDEPKLDGKTLRQTALEALNQVKFYPEAGIKRIGSMIENRPDWCISRQRDWGVPIAFFRDKTTKEVVFDPEILDNIASIFDEKGADAWWDLSIEELLPKGSNLNPANLEKVSDILDVWFDSGSTWNAVLNSGDYDSGGYQADMYLEGSDQHRGWFQSSLLLSCALNQKAPYKSILTHGFTVDGNGNKMSKSKGNVIAPADVAKKYGIEILRLWVGLSDYSSDLKISDEILKQVSEQYRKIRNTIRFLLANVGDLDDIYTNFGMLDKWILNRASKTFKEVSVCFRNYEFSKGFNILLNFLSTDLSGIYLDICKDRLYCDDKDSARRRSAQSAMAIIAKRVFALIAPTLTYSVDEAIEFAPQIIKKDFGDVFDIVYDDLDYEFDIDDSLLLASREKFNEIVDKLKKEKIIKSTLEVMLETSSNEILANDLDEVIDWYMVSFVKSIEDGETLATFEVGNEQFKVVKASRFKCPRCWKYDAKEENCLCPRCSKVLKNV comes from the coding sequence ATGGATTACAAAGATACGTTGCTACTACCTACTACGGATTTTGCTATGCGTGGAAATTTAGGCGAACAAGAACCAAAACGCTATGCGAAATGGGATGAAGAAAAAGTTTATGAAAAGATGAAAGCCAAAAGGCAAAAAGCAAGCACTAGTTTTAATATTCACGATGGCCCACCATACGCAAACGGTCATCTTCACATAGGTCATGCACTAAATAAAATCTTAAAAGATATAATCACAAAAACCCATTATTTTTTCGGTGATAGTGTTAGATATACTCCTGGTTGGGATTGTCATGGCTTACCGATCGAGCAACAAGTCGAAGTCAAGCTTGGCGACAAAAAAAAGACTATGAGCAAATCGCAAATTAGGCAAGAATGTCGCGCTTGGGCTAGTGAATTTGTAAAAATCCAAAAAGAAGAGTTTAAATCTTTGGGTGTCCTTGGTGACTGGGACGAACCGTATCTTACCATGAAATATAAATTTGAAGCAAATATATATAGAACGCTTTGTGAAGTGGCTAAAAAAGGACTTCTTATAGAGAGAAGTAAGCCTGTATTTTGGAGCTGGGCAGCAAGAAGTGCTTTAGCTGAGGCTGAAGTAGAGTATGAAGACAAAGAAGATTATAGCTTGTATGTTGCTTTTGATCTAAGCAAAGAAGCGTGTGATAAGCTTGGCGTGGGTAGCGCAAAAGCCGTCATATGGACGACCACCCCTTGGACTTTAGTAGCAAATCAAGCCATTAGTTTAAATCCAAATGAAAAATACGCAGTAACAAAAGAAGGTTATATCATAGCTCTTCCTTTAAAAGAAACTTTGATAAATCAAGGCATAATAAAAGGTGAGATTATAAAAGAATTTGCTTCAAGTGAGCTTGAGGGACTAAATGCGATAAATCCTTTGAACGGAAGGTATTCTAAATTTATACTTGGAGAGCATGTTTTGATGGATGGCGGTACGGGGCTTGTACATACTGCTCCTGGGCATGGCGAAGATGATTATTTTGCAAGTTTAAAATATAATATCGAAGTTATAATGCCTGTTGATGAAGCAGGACTTTATGATGAGACTTTAAGAGCTAAAAAGCTACTACCAGAAGAGCTTTTGGGTGAGTTTATAGGACTTCATATATTTAAAGCAAATGAACGACTTTTAGATATCTTAGGCGATGCGGTCGTGAAAGTAAGTAAATTTGTGCATAGTTATCCATTTTGCTGGAGAACGCATAAACCTGTAATTTATAGAGCTACTAAGCAGTGGTTTATCGCTATGGATGAGCCAAAATTAGATGGTAAAACACTAAGGCAAACAGCACTTGAAGCTTTAAATCAAGTTAAATTTTATCCAGAAGCAGGCATCAAAAGAATCGGCTCTATGATAGAAAATCGCCCTGATTGGTGTATTTCTCGCCAAAGAGACTGGGGCGTACCTATAGCGTTTTTTAGAGATAAAACCACAAAAGAAGTGGTATTTGATCCAGAAATTTTGGATAATATCGCTAGTATATTTGACGAAAAAGGCGCTGATGCGTGGTGGGATCTAAGCATAGAAGAGCTTCTTCCAAAAGGTTCAAATTTAAATCCTGCAAATTTAGAAAAAGTTAGTGATATACTAGATGTTTGGTTTGATAGCGGATCTACGTGGAATGCGGTTTTAAATAGTGGAGATTATGATAGTGGTGGATATCAAGCAGATATGTATCTTGAAGGAAGTGATCAACATAGAGGTTGGTTCCAAAGCTCACTTTTACTAAGCTGTGCATTAAATCAAAAAGCACCTTATAAAAGCATACTAACTCATGGTTTTACGGTTGATGGAAACGGAAATAAAATGAGTAAAAGCAAAGGCAATGTCATAGCTCCAGCAGACGTAGCCAAAAAATACGGCATAGAGATCTTAAGACTTTGGGTTGGGCTTAGTGATTATTCAAGCGATCTTAAAATAAGCGATGAAATTTTAAAACAAGTTAGTGAGCAATATAGAAAGATAAGAAATACGATAAGATTTTTACTAGCAAACGTCGGCGATTTAGATGATATATATACAAATTTTGGAATGCTTGATAAGTGGATACTAAATAGGGCTAGTAAGACTTTCAAAGAAGTATCGGTTTGCTTTAGAAATTACGAGTTCTCAAAAGGATTTAATATCTTGCTTAATTTCTTAAGCACAGATCTTAGCGGGATATATCTTGATATTTGTAAAGACAGACTTTACTGCGATGATAAAGACTCAGCTCGTCGCCGTTCGGCTCAATCTGCTATGGCTATCATCGCAAAAAGAGTCTTTGCACTCATAGCTCCTACGCTAACTTACAGCGTTGATGAGGCCATAGAATTTGCTCCGCAAATCATAAAAAAAGATTTTGGCGATGTTTTTGACATAGTTTATGATGATTTGGATTATGAATTTGATATAGATGATAGCTTGTTATTAGCTAGTAGGGAAAAATTTAATGAGATAGTAGATAAACTCAAAAAAGAAAAAATTATAAAATCTACACTTGAGGTTATGCTAGAAACTAGCTCAAATGAAATACTTGCAAACGATCTTGATGAAGTCATAGACTGGTATATGGTAAGCTTTGTTAAAAGTATAGAAGACGGTGAGACTTTGGCTACTTTCGAAGTAGGAAATGAGCAGTTTAAGGTAGTAAAAGCATCTCGCTTTAAATGCCCAAGATGCTGGAAGTATGACGCCAAAGAGGAAAACTGTTTATGCCCTAGATGTTCAAAGGTTTTAAAAAATGTTTAA